Genomic window (Tolypothrix sp. NIES-4075):
CTGCCAGACTAAACCCTGGCGATTTAGAATTTAGTCGCAACTCAATAAAACTCTCGGTTCAACCTCAGTATCTTGATGATTTGGCAAAAATAGACGAGGTGCGACACATTGAAGAAAACGTGCCACGGCAACTTTTCAATAATGTAGCTATCAAAGTGCTGAAAGCAGACCAGACACACAGCACAGTCAATTTGCAAGGAGAAGGTCAAATCGTCGCTATAGCCGACACTGGCTTTGACAAAGGTTCAACTACAGACGTTCATCCTGCCTTTACAGACAGAGTAGTTAAGCTTTACCCCTTGGGACGGTCAACCGCAAATGACCCTCAAGGACACGGTACGCACGTAGCTGGCTCGGTTTTGGGCGATGGCAAATCTGACACAATGGGAGGTGCGATTCGGGGAACCGCTCCTAAAGCCAAGCTGGTGCTGCAATCGGTTCTCGATTCCAGAGGAGGTTTGGGAGGACTTCCGCAGGATCTGAACAACTTATTCAAACAACCTTACGATAATGATGCAGCCCGCGTTCATACAAACTCCTGGGGAGCGCCAACACGGGGACAATATACGATAGATTCTCAAGAAGTAGACCAATTTGTTTGGGAGCATCGAGACATGGTTATCTGCTTTGCTGCGGGTAACGAAGGCTCTGACACAGATGGCAACGGGGTGATTGATAATAAAAGTGTCGGCGCACCCGGATCGGCAAAGAATTGTATTACAGTTGGAGCCTCGGAGAATAACAGACCAGACCAATCACAACCATATAGAGTTTTGGGTCGCTATAACGCCGAGCCGATCGCCTCAGATGGTTGGTCTAATAACCCGGATGGAATGGCAGCTTTTAGCAGTCGAGGACCAACTCAAAACGAGCGAATCAAGCCAGATGTTGTTGCTCCCGGAACTGCGATTCTCTCTACTCTTTCGCGAGACGCAAAACTTGATTCATTCTTTGGCAAATCCACAGATCCCCTTTATGCTTTTCTAGCTGGCACTAGCATGGCTACACCGCTAGTTGCAGGTTGCGCTGCTGTGGTGAGACAGTATTTTTTGCAACAGAATCTCCAACCAAGTGCGGCTTTGGTTAAAGCAATGTTAATTAATGGAGCTAAAGACATTGCCGGTCAATATGTTCCCTCGGAAGCGGGAGAAATTCCCAACCTCTCAGAAGGATTTGGTCGAGTTGATTTAGCCGCAACGGTAGGACCGAGAAACGATTCGGAGCAGGTTACTTTCAAGGATGAATCCACAAAACTTGATACTGGAGAAGAGGAAAAAACTGAAGTAGAAATCAGTCAGTCAAATTCTGTTTTGAAGGTAACATTAGTATGGACTGATTTCCCCGGTGAAGCTCTTCAAAATGACTTGGATTTAATTGTGCGTGCAAATGGTGAGGAGCGACACGGAAATATGCCGCCATCCTCAACAGATTTCGACCGCCGAAATAATGTTGAACAGATTGTTTGGACTAATGTAGCTCCAGGAAAGGTGGAAATTGTAGTGCGTGCTAACCGAATTCTTCAGCCACAATCTTATGCATTGGTTGTAAGAATCTCTTAGGTTAAAAGAATTGTTGTAAATCCTGGGAATAATTTTTTTGCTCAGAGGATTTACAACAATTTTTCTGTTTGCGATCGCCACATAAATAAAAGTGATATCAACCTTTATCTATGTACATAAGTTGAAATCAGTGCGATCGCTAAAGCCGACGAAGGTGTAAACTTTAAAGCGGTCTTCCCAGCTTTCAGCATCAGTAATTTAGTCATCAAGGAACCAAAAAGCATGGCAACTAACTACACCAATGAAGCCATCCGTAACATCTTAATCGGATTCGGATATTTAGCTCCTGATAGTAATCCTGGTAGCAATCCTCCCTGGAAGACGAATAACAATCCTTTGACAGATGAACACACCGTCACAGCAATCAAAAAGTTTCAACAAGATTACCCACCCCTCAAAGCAGATGGCTTTGCTGGCGATCAAACCAAGAAGGTGTTGCATGATACAATCGTCCAGCTTCAGAATAACTTGAAGCGCCACGGTTTTGCTACTGATGCTCAGATACCCTCAACTCAACCGTATTATGGACCAAACACTTATGAAGCGGTGAAAAGATTTGAGCAAAAACAGGGTTTGACAGTGAATGGTATTGCTGACAAGCAAGCGCGTACACTTCTAAATCAAGCAAGTTTACCAACGAATAACATCAGGCTGATAGATGTTTGCATCCAATTCAAACAGAATCCGAAAAAGCCTAATTATCTGGAAGCGCTAAATTATTTACAATCTCAGTTAAGCTCAGACATATTAATTGAGTTTACCAACCAGTGGCGACAAACCAATGATGTCAATCCTTCAATAGTCAAGCTGACGGATGTGTGCAATTCTTATGTAGCAAAACCCCATCAAGATAAAGCGCTCAATTACTTACAAAGTCAGATATCTCCAGATGTATACAAGAGATTTACTGAACTTTGGAAGAAGTAGTAATAAAAACCTCTCCCTGGTTTTACTACGCAAAACCTGTCCCTCTCCGAGTCGGAGAGGGACAGACTTGAACTTTAGTTCAAGGCAGGGAGAGGTCAATTCGGGAATTATGGTTAATTTGCGCTCCCATAATATAATCTCTGGCAATTAACTGGCTTTCCCATTCGGACGTTGGATAATCGTTTCCACAACCTGGCGTTTTCCATTGGGTTCGATTCCTACCAAGCGCACATATTCGTTGGGATGTTCCGCGAGAAAAAATTGCAAAGTTGAGATTGGATCGGATTGACCATCAATTTGTGGAACCTTAAAAGTTTGCCAAGAATCAGTGCGGAAGCCTTTTTCATCTACGTGTTCAATACCAATTTTATAACCTTGAGATAACATCCGACGTACTTGCCCTTGTGTTTCTAAAGTCAAGTGCGTACTTGATGTTTGCTGTTGGTTGAATTTATTTGAAAAAAGTGCAGGTTGAATTGTGCGATCGCTCAAGGGCTGATTAACAGGCGTAATATTTAGGCTAGGGGGAGCTTGATATTTTGTGCTGCTGCTGCCTGTACCATTCGGACGTTGGATAATCGTTTCTACAACTCTGCGTTTTGACTGAGGATCGATTCCCACCAAGCGTACATATTCGTTAGCATGTTCGGACAGAAAAAATTCTAAAGTTGAGATTGCGTCAGATTCAGCATCAATTTGCGGAACCGCAAAAGTTTGCCAAGAACCAGTGCGAAAGCGTCTTTCGTCTACGTGTTCAATGCCAATTTTATAACCTTGGGATAAAATATTACGTATTTCCTCTTGTGTTTCTAAGGTTAAATGCGTACTTGATGTTTGCTGTTGGTTGAATTTATTTGAAAAAGGTACAGGTTGAATTGTACGATCGCTCAAGGGCTGATTAACAGGCGTAATATTTAGGCTAGGCGGAGCTTGATATTTTGTGCTGCTGCTGCCTGTACCATTGGGACGTTGGATAATCGTTTCTACAACTCTGCGTTTTGACTGAGGATCGATTCCCACCAAGCGTACATATTCACCTTCATGTTCGGACAGAAAAAATTCTAAAGTTGAGATTGCGTCAGATTCAGCATCAATTTGCGGAACCGCAAAAGTTTGCCAAGAACCGGTGCGAAAGCGTCTTTCGTCTACGTGTTCAATGCCAATTTTATAACCTTGGGATAAAATATTACGTATTTCCTGTTGTGTTTCTAAAGTCAAATGCGTACTTGATGGTTGCTGTTGGTTAAATCCATTCGTTTTCGCAGGTTCGTTTGAACTATTTCTTGACGGTTGACTAGCTGGCTTGACAGCGCTTGTAGGTGCAGGTTGATTATTTCTGCCTCGGTTTAAGCGATTGTACTCATCAACCAACTGAGAATTTTCCACCCGTTTTTGTTCGCTTACCATAAAGTTACCCATCTCAATTAAGTGAGACAAGTTAAAATTAGGCTTTTGAAATTCTGGTGCTTTCTCGGTGCTGTTAACTATACGTCGAGATATCTGCTCAAAACCGACTTGATGGATAAAGTTGCGGATTTGTTCGTCATAAAGGCGCGATCGCAAAGCGCTAAAAAAGTCAATTGACTGCTTGATAAAAGTATCAACCAATTTTTCCACATCTCGTTGCGAAAGTCCATCCGCTTCAAAAATCCCGCCAACAATTCCCACCTTGTCATCGCGGTCTGGTTCCCAGTAAAATTTCTCCATGCGACCATCGCGAATTAACGGTGCGTAAAGAGTGGAAAAATCATTACCTGTGACAATAATCGGCACGCGATTTAATGGTGTTGAGTCATAGCTTCCGGGAAGTTGCACATCGGTAGGATTATCAGCAATATTCATCAGTGTGGCATTCACTAACTGCGTATTTACAGTGTATTGCGTACCTTCATCAAAGCGTCCCGCACCCGCATCTAAATCGTTAATCATCAGCACGCACATTTTACCGCGCACCTTGATTAATTCTGCTGTTTCTCGATAGCGCAGCCGAATCAGACGTGCTGGATCTCCTGCATCTGGACTTTCCAGTTCACCCCCAGAGATGAGAGTCGCTTCGATACCCATTTTCTCAAAGACTAACTCACAT
Coding sequences:
- a CDS encoding S8 family serine peptidase codes for the protein MAKITINGISIDPDAQRNAIISANLISADSSKSNYILIQSTQPLNREQKSQLSELGAEILEFVPENTYICRYNPSNLDAIRDLPFVEWANVYLEGFKIAPQLVIGGKNDTANLLAIKAADISLLRQPKQVTVVFHNNVAIDEKLRDRIATAARLNPGDLEFSRNSIKLSVQPQYLDDLAKIDEVRHIEENVPRQLFNNVAIKVLKADQTHSTVNLQGEGQIVAIADTGFDKGSTTDVHPAFTDRVVKLYPLGRSTANDPQGHGTHVAGSVLGDGKSDTMGGAIRGTAPKAKLVLQSVLDSRGGLGGLPQDLNNLFKQPYDNDAARVHTNSWGAPTRGQYTIDSQEVDQFVWEHRDMVICFAAGNEGSDTDGNGVIDNKSVGAPGSAKNCITVGASENNRPDQSQPYRVLGRYNAEPIASDGWSNNPDGMAAFSSRGPTQNERIKPDVVAPGTAILSTLSRDAKLDSFFGKSTDPLYAFLAGTSMATPLVAGCAAVVRQYFLQQNLQPSAALVKAMLINGAKDIAGQYVPSEAGEIPNLSEGFGRVDLAATVGPRNDSEQVTFKDESTKLDTGEEEKTEVEISQSNSVLKVTLVWTDFPGEALQNDLDLIVRANGEERHGNMPPSSTDFDRRNNVEQIVWTNVAPGKVEIVVRANRILQPQSYALVVRIS
- a CDS encoding peptidoglycan-binding domain-containing protein; translation: MATNYTNEAIRNILIGFGYLAPDSNPGSNPPWKTNNNPLTDEHTVTAIKKFQQDYPPLKADGFAGDQTKKVLHDTIVQLQNNLKRHGFATDAQIPSTQPYYGPNTYEAVKRFEQKQGLTVNGIADKQARTLLNQASLPTNNIRLIDVCIQFKQNPKKPNYLEALNYLQSQLSSDILIEFTNQWRQTNDVNPSIVKLTDVCNSYVAKPHQDKALNYLQSQISPDVYKRFTELWKK
- a CDS encoding ribulose bisphosphate carboxylase small subunit, which produces MGYYIAPRFLDKLAVHITKNFLNIPGVRVPVILGIHGRKGEGKTFQCELVFEKMGIEATLISGGELESPDAGDPARLIRLRYRETAELIKVRGKMCVLMINDLDAGAGRFDEGTQYTVNTQLVNATLMNIADNPTDVQLPGSYDSTPLNRVPIIVTGNDFSTLYAPLIRDGRMEKFYWEPDRDDKVGIVGGIFEADGLSQRDVEKLVDTFIKQSIDFFSALRSRLYDEQIRNFIHQVGFEQISRRIVNSTEKAPEFQKPNFNLSHLIEMGNFMVSEQKRVENSQLVDEYNRLNRGRNNQPAPTSAVKPASQPSRNSSNEPAKTNGFNQQQPSSTHLTLETQQEIRNILSQGYKIGIEHVDERRFRTGSWQTFAVPQIDAESDAISTLEFFLSEHEGEYVRLVGIDPQSKRRVVETIIQRPNGTGSSSTKYQAPPSLNITPVNQPLSDRTIQPVPFSNKFNQQQTSSTHLTLETQEEIRNILSQGYKIGIEHVDERRFRTGSWQTFAVPQIDAESDAISTLEFFLSEHANEYVRLVGIDPQSKRRVVETIIQRPNGTGSSSTKYQAPPSLNITPVNQPLSDRTIQPALFSNKFNQQQTSSTHLTLETQGQVRRMLSQGYKIGIEHVDEKGFRTDSWQTFKVPQIDGQSDPISTLQFFLAEHPNEYVRLVGIEPNGKRQVVETIIQRPNGKAS